In the Ipomoea triloba cultivar NCNSP0323 chromosome 6, ASM357664v1 genome, one interval contains:
- the LOC116021622 gene encoding 5-formyltetrahydrofolate cyclo-ligase-like protein COG0212 yields MDTHILRLSSSFQFRPKNPIFSKPQPFVSLYRTSPFSFKVEASSKRSSGGGAAFDEAAYEAERLRLDAAARDAMAEASEREAQNENDPKAWKWAIRKRIWDLMEAQNIAQFPRPVHHRIPNFVGASVAADKLSELEAFKAANCVKVNPDTPQKQVRFLTLNGGKTLLTPQPRLRTGFFSVLESHMLSPGTIKEACTSAGVAKYGRPIGLDEKIRVDLIVIGSVAVDPRTGARLGKGEGFAELEYGMLRYMGAIDDSTPIVTSVHDQQLVDDIPVEKLLIHDVPVDIICTPTQVIFTNTTIPKPQGIYWEKLSPEKLSQVRILRELKNRIERETGKKLPCGPSEKLPPTAQRRR; encoded by the exons ATGGATACACACATACTGCGTCTTTCCTCTTCATTTCAATTCAGACCCAAAAACCCCATTTTCTCCAAACCCCAACCCTTCGTTTCTCTCTATAGAACCTCCCCTTTCTCCTTCAAGGTGGAGGCTAGCAGTAAAAGGAGCAGCGGCGGCGGCGCGGCGTTTGACGAGGCGGCTTACGAGGCAGAAAGGCTCCGGCTCGACGCGGCGGCGCGAGACGCCATGGCCGAGGCCTCCGAGAGAGAAGCCCAAAACGAGAACGACCCGAAGGCGTGGAAATGGGCGATCCGGAAACGGATTTGGGACTTGATGGAGGCTCAGAATATTGCCCAATTTCCCAGGCCCGTTCATCATCGAATACCGAACTTCGTTGGCGCCTCTGTTGCCGCCGATAAG CTCAGTGAATTAGAGGCGTTCAAAGCAGCCAATTGTGTGAAGGTGAATCCTGATACTCCACAAAAACAAGTGAGGTTTCTCACACTTAATG GAGGAAAAACGCTATTAACTCCACAGCCTCGTCTTAGGACAGGGTTTTTCTCTGTACTCGAATCTCATATGTTAAGTCCCGGTACTATTAAAGAGGCTTGTACCTCTGCGGGGGTAGCTAAATATGGAAGGCCAATTGGACTTGATGAGAAGATACGAGTAGATTTAATTGTTATCGGTTCAGTTGCTGTGGACCCAAGGACAGGCGCTCGGCTTGGCAAGGGAGAG GGTTTTGCTGAGCTTGAATATGGCATGCTGCGATACATGGGCGCAATTGATGACTCGACTCCTATTGTCACATCTG TACACGACCAACAATTGGTAGACGATATTCCTGTTGAGAAGCTATTGATCCACGACGTGCCAGTTGACATCATATGCACGCCAACACAAGTCATCTTTACAAACACAACGATCCCAAAGCCTCAGG GGATTTATTGGGAGAAGCTGTCCCCCGAAAAGCTCAGCCAAGTGCGAATACTGAGAGAGTTGAAGAATAGAATTGAACGAGAGACGGGGAAAAAGCTCCCATGCGGCCCGTCAGAGAAACTGCCCCCAACAGCTCAGCGGAGACGCTAA